In Brassica napus cultivar Da-Ae chromosome C2, Da-Ae, whole genome shotgun sequence, the sequence gaacaaaacaaatatgtaaCTAGTTCTACCTTGTTCTAAAACTCGGCCGCATCACCGATTACACGGCCGAGAAAACGGTAATCGGAGATGGAGCGTGGCGAGTTCATGCAGATCGGTAATGTTACGCGGTGGTCTGATTTGTGTCTGCCTGGACCGTAGAAGTGGATAACCCGGCGCGTAATCGGTGGTGATTTCAGACCTTTTCTATGGCTGGGTTGGATGATTAGCAAACGAAGAAGAAAACCACGTGCtccaacatttttattttatttctttctttatttttcacaATCCCAATCAACCATAAGCCctaattatacaattaattctaattatattttttcatacacttaattattatgttttgcatgtattattttatattaaaaattatattatataaattatagtaaaattattttaattttgataatttaaagataaatatagttaaaatatattaaactatttgTAATGGATGTGAATTAAAAGAAGTACAATTATATTCAGTGATCTAATTGGtatgtatttataaatctatgACTTTTGTACCAATGTATTCTTCATAAACAcgtattatacaattttttgtattttatgtataatttgTGTATTATACGTATAAAATGTatgactttaataaatatttattatataaatatttgtattatatgtttaaaatgtgatattttacatataaaagtaCAAAAAATTCCGTCCCGCGTACTCCCCGATTTTTTTCCGCTTTTCCAATAAATCGCTAGGCCCGTGTGTGCCGCACGCGTAGTGCCTAGCGAGTTTCCGAACAAGGGTTCTATATGaggatattttatttgaaaactcctttcattctcttttttattttttgatattttctttttaatattataaatatatttgatgaTATATCTTTTTCAGCAGAGATGCTTTAAGATACATGACGAAGTTATAGTTACATAATTTGTAGAGGTGCAAGAGGATTCAAGGATACTGTTATTTCCATTTGCTCGAgccacaagaaaaaaaaaatttcattctGTAATGGTGTATGTCACCGGACTATTATAATCTTCTGTCATAAACCTTATAAGATAAAATATCGTTATAGATTGTCGTATTGAGTTGTCAACAACatacatatgtatatagttttagtaATCTAGCATGCATAAATTAACCTATAGCAATAACACCCACATCATGACAACCTCTGCTCAAGGAAGGATGAAGAAAACCCAAAGCTCAATCACTATCGGTTGCAAAGTAATCTGCTTAAGATATGCtttgttttttctctttttatgcAACCACACTAGTATTTCTATGGCATGGTCAAGGCGTTCGACCGTATATCGGGTCGGGGTTGGGCCTTACAAATTTCTATGTACAAGAAGATACGTCGtgcataaaattttatattataaccaATCCAACATAAACATAGGTGTACATGCCATTAAGCCACTCATGGAGTGACACAgacttattttataaaaatccaCACACAATTAAGCACCATAGAGTTTTGGTAGATGAATCGCATGGGAAGTAACATATACATTTAGGAGTTGGGGAAGCATGGGAAGTAACAGATACATTTAGGAGTGGGGACGGCATTGTTGCATTTTCCATCTTGTGCTCCCTCAAGGTTAATGCACTGATTCATGCACGCATTGTCGTATTGACAGACTCCTGAAAATGATGTACTTGGATTTCGCTTCTCGCACCGCTTCCCTCCACGTAATGCTGATGCTTCTGCATATACATAACTCAAAGTTAATCGCatcaaaataaatgaaaggaaaacttcaaaatacATTTGGCCATGCATATGAGACTATTTATTACTACTCACCAAGAGCAGCAAAGAGAACAAGAGCAGCAAAGAGAAGGGTGATGATGGACGCAAACTTAGCCATGATGtatatattacttttattttttcaatgtaTCTGTGTATGTGTAGTGTGAGGAACCAACGCTAAGATAACCTCTATTTATAGTGAAATGATGGTGAGTTAGTATTTTACTTGTGCAATTGCACAATAATGTAGCAACCCCACAAATTAAATACATACGTCCTTTTTCTAGTAGAAAACATTAACACACAAATACCTTGTTTATAGTAGACGAATTAAAATCTTGACCAATTCATAAACAGTGTGCTGACGATGGGTGGTTCTAATGCTACGTTGTTCATTTGCAGTGTACATGAGGATAATATCTTGACCAAGACATAGTTTTTGGTCAATATACTAAATCTTCACCAATTTGCTTTCACCaccagattttttttcttctgtggaGCTTCTTTTCTCATccattcatattttttatttatttaaaatatacgagAGGTTCTACCATGATGCTACTACACCCTGTCTGAATGAACAATATCCTAAACCCCAAAACTTATACTTAAACAAGTGGActatatattagaaaataactgatattttaaaataataataataatatcatattcAATTTTCAAATTCATATTTAGATATAGACTTCTGACCGTGTCCCACTTGGCCTTTCTCGCACAACTTCTTCACATATGTCATGCTAAATTATCAAATAACTTGAAATGCAAaatttaaaactcaatatttcatGCATACTAGAAAATCTTTACTCCCAAAAGTAGTAAATATGTCATGAGCAAAGAGGAGAAGGATGATGATGgtaacaaatgtttttttacttttactttttaatGTTTGGATCGCGAATACAAATAAAATctcatattaaaaatttagacaaataaaatctaatatataatagaATGTCCAATTCTGATTAATTAGTGCAAGATCATTTGGGAATGAATCCAAACAAAATTCATACATGTTTTGTTTCAAgcctaaaataaataatatcataCTAATCGATCTAGAAGAGTTGGGCAAGGGTTTGAAAAGACCCAACAGTATATATGTGTACTGTGTGAAGAATCATAGTTACGAATGTTAAAAGCAGATCATGTAGTTCAAGTATAACAAGTGTAGATCAAATAGATCATATATATGAGATATGAAGATCAAACAGATCATGCATGAGAGATAAAAGATCAAACGGATCATGCAGGCAGATCAAGCAgatcaaaaaattattataatttaaatgataaaaatttcaaatcaaacataatactccctccgtttcataatacttgatgttttgtaataatgcacaaatattaagaaaattacatttccctagaaaaatattttaaagatataattataaaatcagttaaccaattgtaaaaaaaaagacagtaaaatctaattggttgaacagtttccaataaaattaaaattaaccttaaaatctcaaaactttcttaaaatctcaaaacttcatgtaaattgaaacaaaacaaaccttctaaaacatcatctatattgaaaagGAGGGAATATATGcttaaataacaaaaactataataaaatataccaaaacacataatatagaaatatattacataaacaACAATAAATCTTGCACTAAAACCATGTTACTGCAATTTTgaaatcaatatataaaaacattaaaatttaatgaaatatatatatcttccactagtatacatatttaaattttatcacAGCACCAATGCAACCATAAAGCATATCACTGTATTAAGGTTCAGGCAGTACACTTTCAACTCACTAAATCCCTTGAGAATCTTATTCACAACCATTGGATTCAGAAAATCTGTTATCTCACAAGATGAAAGTAAAATGCCATTAGTATTAGAGAACCAAAGACCAACAAAGAGAGCCAACAACACAAAACACACAAAGCatgttgaaaataaaaaatacagtagaatctctataaattaatactcgctaaattaataagtttataaattaataaattttgccggTTCCAATTTAGACCGGTTCaagacacaaatcgataaataataagataatatttttttagaaaattctatgtaaattcTATGTatgcatattttatataagtaagaacctattattatatgcaatatatacaaataatataataaaattaatataaatttcaaaaaataacaattaatgtctatacactaaaatcaaatattttttcttatcttaaaataaacatattttaaaataaaaaatctaaataagatttttttttgtaattaatatttctattgattaataaaatttcaagtctcaacaatattaatttagaGAAGTTCTACTGTATATGACTAAGTCACATTCACTATCTACACAAAAATCAAATGGACTATAGAACCAAAATACCCAAGTGAATATTCAACCTGATTTTCAACGTAAAAATCATACCTTTAGCCGGAGACATTGCTCtttatttttagtaattataatatatgattttacatttttattagtaaagaactcaatttaattttaagataatgatttttttgtaattgcCAGTTAAAGTAGACCGATAAAGATGTCTacagtaaaatatattttattgtaagtctactaaaccttaaaccacAAAAATCAAACTCTAAATATTTGCTTAATAATCAAAAGGCTCAATTATTATatcaaatatccaaatatacaaaatataaactactcaACACTAATAGGCAAACTTAAatcaataaatcaaaaaatccCAACCTAAAATCTAACCCTTAAAGACATAAcatgatataatattttgttgtgaAACCATAGCCAAGGTTCCAACACATGGttacaaaatcaatatatatcattttaaattgttcaattatataaaatttaaatttataaacttcataataacccttatattgaattaaatatttaacaaaaattattttatacattttaaaattaaattattagatcaaacTACGATGTAGACTATATAATAAGTCTAGATAGAAGACTTCTTAGGAGGTCTACATAGTAgatatgtagacttcttttgtTACATATAAACTTACGAATGACATAACCGTataataatttctgattttttgtttggtcataagagTTAAATAATACTTTTACAACTCCTAGTTTTGCAGATGATTGAATATGAGAACTAATTAATTTTaggtttaaaataaatatttgggtTGTTTTTGGCACATTCTCCCTTGAAATTAATATCAAATGATATGATTTGtgtataaaatagaaaatagacaatatcatttatttttaaatatgtatatgtgAAATTAGAATAGTTGGGTTTGCACGCGACAGGGTTATCCCAAAGTTGTGAAAAGGTTTCTTCTGTGACTTAAACTTCATTTAACATTATTCAACTATAAAGCCACATAAAACCCCACATCCAAAGCAATTCCAATTCATAACTTACCACTTAGATGATCGTATTCACATCGCATAAATCTTGAcatatatctattctattaaaacagcagtATGACCAGTTGATAAAGTGTGTTCAACTTATTTCATAACCATCTTCTAAATATCaataactaggttaagatccgcatcttgcgcgggataaacattatatatataaattattttatatattatatgtttataacatattatgaaataataaatatctattgaataattaaaaagtcattatctactacttatataattaaattggtgcaaacatataaataaattttataaatcgaaaaatatttttttatttgatatgatatataattaaatttaaatgatagtaacatatatatgttatattttaatattaatatttattagatgatgatttttactcatattttttatatcatttgtatctgttatagcaaaaagtctaaattagtgataacaaaattttcactgtgggattagtggtttaagtaatttataatattttaaaaaattaagttgtcaatattttttcaaattttttatcaaaaaaatgttcaaagtaaatttcaaaattaagatatttatatgtttttatatggcatatagtttaatttaaaatgatacatatatttatatatcttttatttttgatacatattaaatgagactttcaacttatattattttttaattatttgtatcatgtcataacaaaagttttaaatcatagatcacaaaatttgaatgtgaaacttttaacagttttagtaatttatactcgtttttaaaaattcaaaatataatatataaataatattttaaatttttattatatagttactatgattgtttaatttattttaatagcttaaaattaaacaaatataattataatacacacttatttttatcaaatctttattattcaaaatcattaattgtcatatatattttagccacattagacaattctgtaatcttatttaaggaaataatgaagcatatttaataatgtatttattgtggtttaataaaaagcttattatatatttagatggatcaacctatttctctaaggattctaagaatcattatagTGTTGACATGTggatacaaaaaaatgttgcaatgcttctcaaataatatataggggataactGACCTTTATGCGTTTCATACAAATATTGTACCCACTAATTCAATTAGCAAAATATGCCGGGCTAACTTTAATTTCAAATCGTACAATTTCATATAACTAACAATTTGTGTAAGTATGATACAAACACAAATTTTTGTAGGTTTAATCAcaaaaacaaacatatttttagGTTCAGGAATGCGGTCGTGGTGATCGATTGGTCGGCGGAGAGTTACCGTGACGATTTTGCCAAATTCGGTTAATAAattggttttataaaaataatccaTTTTCCTGGGTTTTGAATGTTTGGAATGGAACTTATATACCAGATCTACAAAATTGATGAAGGATCTAAAAGAAAACCGCAATACTGCAACCTATAATGATAACTTCTTTGATGACGGCCATGGAAATGTTTTTGCAGAAACCTAGAAGCTATCGTAAGGAAGACGACGATATATTTACAATAGTGCCattcataaaagaaattatttagaaaaaaaaaacaaaaagtgttGTAATTCTATCGAACACGTTATATGCTGTAAAAATAACATCATCTCTATGCACTAAGCCAaggtaaatcattagtacatgtACTGCAACGCATCATATGTAATACGAGTTTTAAAACTTATGTTTGTCTAGGttttaaattaatcaaattgatgtgtaaaaaaatgttattcaaatatttaatattgaaAAGTAATTATCTATCGCTCAATGTTTTGAAAACAGGACGGGCATTGGCATCGGGTCAATGGTCAGACCGGTCcaatcaaatttcaaattttaatttaattttaaattaagtaattataaatatacatacatatatgtgtatatataaaattattattataatttttttatatcagaATCTAAAaactatatgaaaataaaatgaaaaaaatttaaaaataatatataaatgtaatgaaaactaatatatttatatcgATATTAAAGTAATGTTatctttatgattttttttttaaaaaaattgtattttttttacttgaatTTCATAAAACCATGTTTTAATATCAAACCGGATCATCGATTTTAGCAGATTTTCATGGTTTTTAACCGTTTTTACCAGATTTGTCGGTTTAACTCAAATCCGACTCTAGCACAATCCGGAACCGGTTAGAAGTGCGAGTCACGGTCTGGCCGGTCCGGCCTCGGCCAGTTTAGTTTTCAAAACACTGCTATTGTTTTGTAACATtgtgtttaaatttattttttatgcacAAAAACTGTCGACTTTTTATGTTCATACAAAAATGATATACAATATATGTTATCATATTTAACCTGTTTAGCAAAATATAAAGTCTTCACATGTACAAAATATATCattaccaaaaatatttaacatattaaaaaaacataaaaatttgtaaaaaaaatccaTGTCCTGATTTCGCAAAactgtaaaattttaatgtttcaaATAATCATGTTGtatcttataaaaataattaacactattcaaattttgtaaaaataatcaGTCAAAACATATCCGCGTTtttaaagcgcgggtcaaaatctagattattatttgattactaaataaaattataactatactttgttatttaaaaaattaataattgtttaGGAATAAAGTGTTAAATTAATGTGTGAAATCGCTATGGCACAAGTGTATAGTAATGCAACATCACAAATTCAATGCAATTGCCAAAACCTCTTacgaataattaaaaaaatattttacacaaatattattataagaaaaatataatgattacaaaagaaaacataaatattaaaattaaatttctaaaaaatataaaacaaaacatatacccTCACTTTTAAGGATGTGTCAGAATCTagtatattctattaaaacattaacatatCCAATTGATAAAAGTCGTGTCCAACTATATTTAAATACTAATCACCTTCTATTTCTTCTTTAACAAAAACGGTTATGCGAATGATGTCGTGCATGGGATAACGAACAGTTATAATAATATGTTCTATCTCTATAACGGCTACGTGAATGTGTCAATAGATTATTATAATGTATGTTCTATTTCTCTAGACTGTAACCACGTTATATTTTTCCATGTTACGTTGTTTTAAACGGTTACGTGAATGGTGTAGTGCAGTATCATATTCCATCAATACATTATTACACAAATTGACTATGGCACaaatgtataattatacaacATCACAActttaatagttaaaaaaaacacgACAAATTCAATATAGTtagcaaaaatatgaaaattaaatttctaaaaaatatatccGCCATTTCAAAGAACAGATCAGAATCTAGTATGTAACACTATTAAAAGGAGAATAAGAAGCCTCATGAGCTATGCCACCTCAGCAAAAAATTCACAACCTATCaaattgccatgtcatcataaataacaaaaaaaattcatgtcatcacaaataacaaaaaaaaatccttttacgtcaatttattattttgcaaTCTCTCTTTTCGTTTTCTTCCTCAAATCAATTTTTCCCTTTAATATTCATCTTTTCAATCCTCGGCGGATCTGATTCCGATCTGTGTATCTCTGTTACTTGATTCGATTTCTCTGTTACTATGTTCTTTGTTACTGTTACTTGCTTTGTCTCATCGGTACGTTTAATCTTCCTGCTGCTTTTACGAGCCCGGAGAACGTTACGATTTCTTTGTTTCATCAtcacttttttattattaagcTTTTGTGAGATTGTTTTTgctgatattttgttttgatttggtttatgACAGACCATTAATGATCGTGAGATGGGAAGGTCAAGGGGATTCGGATTCGTGACCTTCAAGGATGAGAAATCGATGAAGGATGCTATTGATGAGATGAACGGAAAGGAGCTCAACGGACGTACCATCACCGTCAACGAGTCTCAGtctagaggaagcggcggtggaGGAGGCCGTGGTGGAGGTGGATACGGTGGCCGTGGAGGTGGAGGTATGACACTTTTAGCTTTTCCGATTTATTAACgattgatttatatataagaTTGAACGATGACCAAATTAGATTCTCACCTTTAGATTTCTGGATTATGATCTTATTGGTTTCGACCCCCAAAATCAATGTGTGGAGGGATGCAGATTTGTTATCCTCATGTAATTTTAAGTTAGTTCTCTCATTATTGTATCTTTTCGCATGAACATTGTAATTGAGTTGTTTGTGTGTATGTCTTTTTTGTAGATTGTGGATCACTGGATCAACATGGGTTTCCAAGGGACAAAATCTGAGTAATCGATGACAATCTACCTCTACGAGTTCTTAAAATCATCATTAGTTGATCTTCATCTCAAACCATCAGAAGAAGACTTAAAGCAATGGTCTGACAGGTAAAAGTAAAACCATCATCATCCTTTTATGTTCTTTATCTTTATAGATTCTGAATTTTATGtgtgtatttcctttttgaGTTCTGGGTTTCACTTGCTATAGATGGCCACTCAACATTGATTTCTTTAGAAACATCAATGGCAAACCCTTCAGATTCTTATTTGCATATCATACTTACCTCGCTGTCTCAGATATAAGGTTATTTATACtctttataaaatatacattatcAGCAAAATATTCTGTGTTTGATGAATATTCTACATGGAACTTCAGATTTATTATTTACTCAAGTAACTTCATCTGTTAGGGTTTTTTAACAATAAGTCCTCAGGCAGAagacacaaaatatatattcactttGTAATGTGATGTAATACATTGTGGTCTCTTGCATCatcaaaatctaataaaatttgaagatttacaatttttacaatttttgtttttctttcggGTTTATGAGTCACACCGGTGAAGTCTGAGAAGAGTTTGGATGGTCGTTGTCGTCCACAGAGGTTTTGGTAGAAGAGATGAAGACAGAGGAGCGACAGAGAGGGCAAGTGGTGTGAGAATAGAGCCAAATGTGAATACAATCAAGATGAAATATGTGTTTGCATGAAGGCATTTCCACCAACTCTTCCTTTAACTCAAAATTCTCCCAAACATACGCAACATCTGCAccaatttttcattaaattagTCAAACTTTAGATTTACCAAAACAAGCAACAACCAAAGATAATATTTAAACACAAAGACatgaaactatataatatagaaaaaaaagacaaaaatagcactaaatcaagtttttgttcccaaactagcactcaaggtcaaaagtcacaaaaatagtacttaatgttttatcaaaagtcacaaacttagggtttagagtgaaaaggtggggtttaggatttagggtttagggtttagagtttagggtttagggtttagattttaaggtttagggtttagggttagagtttagggtttagagtttagggtttagggtttatggtttagggtttagagtttagggtttagggtttagagttgagaaatgaggttttggggataagatttcaaattttgaaaaataaaaaaattaaaattttcaaaggataaacttagaaatgtgatattttggtcattttagtttttgagtgctatttttgtgatataaacttagaaaggtgctattttggagatttgccctataatatattcaaattaGGATTGATTTTATATAAATCTTGATTTTTGTCTAAAATCTTGATTTTGGTCTTATCTATtaaagttgttcaaaaaaaaaaaagggtcttATCTAGAATTTAAACTTTCCTGTCTTTTACTTTTAATGTTCTTTAGCTCTAAGCAACGGCCTAGAAACACTTATGTGTAAAAGGCATCTCAATTCGTATATTTCAACTTCCAATAGGATCATTCTCAGACATCTCAATTCGTATATCAACTCTgttaacataattatttaaaagaatCTTGATAATTAAAGTTCAGCCTCATGAGAATTCATAAATGGTAAGATTAAATATGCCATGTAGAAGATTTGATAGATTCATACGAATACGAAGACGCTGGAACTCTATGTTCATAGGTCATGTGAAGGAAGTAAAGTAACTTCAGAGAATCTCCGCTTTGTATAGTATCTATGTTTTTCAATCAATTcccaattgtttttttaaactaCCGTAAGAAGATTAAATGATCGAAAGGGTTGGGGTTATGTTTATATTGTGGCACACTAATTTCCATAACAATTAAGATTAGTGATAAGTTTTTGGCCATAAGTTTTTGGTGACCTTTGTAACTGCAATACTTCCataaaatatagtaaatttaCCAAACTATATCAGTGTATGTATCTtccaaatcaaaacaaaagttgcattggttaaatattattcaaaacatttaaaacaaaaagatttaaacattttttttaaaaaaaaggtccacagaaatacaaaacaatattttttaagacGGCAGAAAAATGTCTCAAGGTGGATTAAGAAACAAACTACTctatttgatatattatattcaacttaatttttgtttatcataTCAAAACTTTTGacaatttaaaaaatctaatataacatGTCTACATTTCTATGTTTAGTAACATATTGGGATAACTTTAACCTTTTAACATATATCCTAATCATATTATTGCAATCTCTatcgtaaaatatatatacaagaaaaataattttaaaaaatatacaggAAATATGACATATGACCTGATTTAACTTATTGAAGCTGTATTCATACATATATACTTGACAATACTTTGGTGttaccaaaaaatataattgtaacaCTGCTTCAcgtaaataaatctaaaaagaAGATGTTTAGTTTTAACCCGGTGGTGTTTGCTGTTTGAAGGAGGAGCACatgatataatttatgtttgaaATTCAAAAGGTATATAGAATTTGAGAATTATCGTAGAGAATTATCGTAGACATAttttctaacatttttttttacaatttatttcttTACAAGTGATAAGTGATGCCAAGAAAATTATGTGTAGATCATTAGTGAAAGGTTCATGTatctaaatcttaaactcaTTTTTGGCTATGAAGTTAGTTAGATCTTTCACCACTCTATGTTTTAACAAATACAAAGGCGTAAACTAAATGGTTTTCAAGTTACCATTAAACAAGTTTTGTATTTGATAGACATATAATTGTCTTTCGATCCCTAAGATCTgagtattataaaaatgttacaGAAAATTAACCTGGGCGTAGCCAGGAAAAGGCCTAGTTAGATTAAAATAAATTGATTCCACACAGTGATCTCAAGGAAAACAATTACATCATCAATAACatgattaaattaaattataattatcaaGACGTAATACCAACCTGCTAGGTACcgttatataatgtttattgtCGTCGATTGAAGGAACAATGTCTATTGTTGGTTACGAattataatacttttttttagcAAC encodes:
- the LOC106390978 gene encoding glycine-rich RNA-binding protein 10-like, encoding MFFVTVTCFVSSTINDREMGRSRGFGFVTFKDEKSMKDAIDEMNGKELNGRTITVNESQSRGSGGGGGRGGGGYGGRGGGDCGSLDQHGFPRDKI
- the LOC106390979 gene encoding defensin-like protein 3 — its product is MAKFASIITLLFAALVLFAALEASALRGGKRCEKRNPSTSFSGVCQYDNACMNQCINLEGAQDGKCNNAVPTPKCICYFPCFPNS